The Doryrhamphus excisus isolate RoL2022-K1 chromosome 1, RoL_Dexc_1.0, whole genome shotgun sequence genome includes a window with the following:
- the rps15a gene encoding small ribosomal subunit protein uS8, with protein sequence MVRMNVLADALKCINNAEKRGKRQVLIRPCSKVIVRFLTVMMKHGYIGEFEIIDDHRAGKIVVNLTGRLNKCGVISPRFDLQLKDLEKWQNNLLPSRQFGYIVLTTSAGIMDHEEARRKHTGGKILGFFF encoded by the exons ATGGTGCGCATGAACGTTCTCGCAGATGCTCTGAAGTGCATCAACAATGCAGAGAAGCGTGGGAAACGCCAGGTCCTCATCAGACCCTGCTCCAAGGTCATTGTGCGCTTCCTAACCGTCATGATGAAGCATG GTTACATTGGTGAGTTTGAGATCATTGATGACCACAGAGCCGGAAAAATAGTTGTCAATCTCACAGGAAGGCTGAACAAG TGTGGCGTGATCAGTCCACGTTTCGATCTCCAGCTCAAGGATCTGGAGAAGTGGCAGAATAACCTGTTGCCTTCAAGACAGTTTGG ATACATTGTACTGACCACCTCAGCTGGCATCATGGACCATGAAGAGGCCAGACGGAAACATACAGGAGGCAAAATCCTTGGATTctttttctaa
- the notum2 gene encoding carboxylesterase notum2 produces MRLLGHIVVLLLLCKISNGVTKVKPSKKSTHASQAGNAVQPSLVPQLPAGSVSNSRTTGGPGGGEPTQDSAAAGAQAAKKPSDEIRLNFLKNAHVTCNDGTPAGFYLKENRGSRRWLVFLEGGWFCYSKETCDSRYQNTPRLMSSSGWPLTKSGSGILSSQAAENPYWHNANIVFIPYCSSDVWSGNGPVPPPAPKARQLREKERSRNATENVFLGSLIIREVIKDLVPKGIKQAKVVMLSGESAGGTGVLLNIERVASQLEQLGAEAQVRGLVDSGWFLESQHQRSPNCPETVACLPADVIKLGYRLWNSMIPEGCRRLHKKGEEWRCFFGHNLYPTLTSPLFVVQWLFDEELLKVENIYFGGQHMSEEQWQYIQNLGREMKNSLRDVTAVFAPSCLSHTAITKRNWMTFQIKGTSLPRALHCWERSLEATRNNRTPSKGCPFNLVDSCQVPQCNPTCPALVNEATQQKLTLLQMLAAMGLDLRKLGLNPQEDVNFLAGVVSNGG; encoded by the exons ATGAGGTTACTTGGCCACATCGTTGTTTTGCTTCTTCTGTGCAAAATCTCCAACGGGGTTACAAAAGTGAAACCCAGCAAGAAATCTACACATGCAAGCCAAGCAGGCAATGCGGTCCAGCCTTCACTCGTGCCTCAGCTCCCTGCTGGAAGTGTTTCAAACAGCAGAACAACCGGAGGTCCAGGTGGAGGCGAACCGACACAGGATAGCGCTGCTGCAGGAGCCCAAGCAGCCAAAAAACCATCAGATGAAATAAGGCTGAACTTTCTCAAGAACGCGCACGTTACATGTAATGATGGGACGCCGGCTGG GTTTTACCTAAAAGAGAACAGAGGAAGCCGCAGGTGGTTGGTATTTCTGGAAG GTGGCTGGTTCTGCTACAGCAAAGAGACCTGTGATTCCAGATACCAAAATACCCCTCGACTGATGAGCTCATCGGGTTGGCCCTTGACGAAAAGCG GGAGTGGAATACTGTCATCCCAAGCAGCAGAGAATCCCTACTGGCATAATGCAAACATTGT ATTCATCCCATATTGCTCCAGCGATGTTTGGAGTGGCAATGGGCCTGTCCCGCCCCCAGCTCCAAAAGCACGACAACTGAGAGAAAAAGAACGCAGTAGAAACGCAA CTGAGAATGTTTTCCTGGGATCACTCATCATCCGAGAGGTCATCAAAGATCTCGTCCCAAAAGGAATCAAACAGGCCAAGGTTGTCATGCTCTCTGGCGAGAG CGCTGGGGGCACGGGAGTCTTGCTGAACATCGAGAGAGTGGCCAGTCAGCTGGAGCAGCTCGGTGCAGAGGCACAGGTCCGGGGTCTCGTGGACTCTGGATGGTTTCTTGAAAGTCAGCACCAGAGGTCACCCAACTGCCCTGAAACTGTTGCCTGTTTGCCTGCTGATGTCATCAAGCTCGGCTACAG GCTGTGGAACAGCATGATACCTGAAGGCTGTCGACGTCTGCATAAGAAAGGCGAGGAATGGCGGTGTTTCTTTGGCCACAATCTGTATCCAACATTAACCT CCCCCCTGTTTGTTGTGCAGTGGCTGTTTGACGAGGAACTTCTGAAGGTGGAAAACATCTACTTCGGAGGACAGCACATGAGCGAGGAACAGTGGCAGTACATACAAAACCTGGGCAGGGAGATGAAGAACTCCCTGAGAGATGTCAC AGCGGTATTTGCCCCTTCCTGCCTCTCGCATACAGCAATTACCAAAAG AAACTGGATGACTTTCCAAATTAAAGGCACTTCTCTTCCACGGGCCCTGCACTGCTGGGAAAGGAGTCTGGAAGCCACTCGCAACAACAGAACTCCATCCAAAGGTTGTCCGTTCAATCTGGTGGACAGCTGCCAGGTGCCTCAGTGTAACCCCACCTGCCCCGCCTTGGTGAACGAGGCAACGCAGCAGAAGCTCACCTTACTCCAGATGCTGGCAGCCATGGGTCTTGACCTCCGGAAGCTGGGCTTGAATCCTCAAGAAGATGTCAATTTCCTGGCAGGCGTAGTCAGCAATGGCGGCTAA